In Deltaproteobacteria bacterium, the genomic window TTTTCCGATCGACAGGATTTCGCCCGTGAGGCTGTCGCCGACGCTGAAGTTTCGTCCAGGTCCGGCCGACTGGGCGAAGAGAGTAGCGAAGTCTTCGACTGCTCCTGATTTCACTTCGTCGCCGAAAAGATCAACATTGGAATTAGATTTGTTTTTGCCAGACTTACTTGTGTTTTTTTGGCTCATGGTTTTCGGGTCCTTCGATAGCTAAAACTAGTTGGCTGGAATTTGTGGCCTGAAAGGTTTGACAGAATACCGCTAACGCAACGCTTCCTCAAGCTTCGACCGCAGGGCTAAAGGTGACACGGCAAAGGTTTTTCAGCTAAATCTCGAGTGTGTCGGGGCGTAGCGCAGCCTGGTAGCGCGCTTGCTTCGGGAGCAAGAGGTCGCGTGTTCGAATCACGTCGCCCCGACCAAATTTGAATCCGTAAGAACACCCGACCACTTGCAACCGAGAGTTGTCGGGTTTTTTTGCGCCTTGAGAAATAACCGGGAGCCTATTTTCCCCCCTGAATCGTCAACTGTCAGACTTTAGTATTCTCAACGACTTAACTAGTGTAAGCCTGATGCGCGCGATACTAGGCATGAACCGGGTGGCCAGTGCGCCCGCACTGGGTAAAAAAATAACGCTATGTTTCTAACGAAAGCTTTCCTGACGGGTTGCTCAGACGGCCTTCGAGTGATTTGCCGAAGCGATTCAGAGCGACTGGCTCAATAGCTTTCGATTCGTTGTAAAGCTTCATACCAGCCCGAAACTTACGAGGATTCAAAAGTTCAAATCGAACGATGACCATGCCCGTGCTTCCAATAGTTTTGACCGTTGCGCGAATATTTCCGCAATCAGTTCCGGCATCAGAAATGACAGACCCGTCTTGCCACTCAACGGAGATCGAATCGTTTAAGTCCGAAGGAAACTGTTGGAGTCTCTTCGCGAATGAAATGAGTGTGGGCTTGTCGCTCGAAAGTTAGAGCAGCAGATTTTTCGACGCTGTCTTGCATATCAACCGTGTTTGCGAAGAATATTGAGTACGGCTTCAGATTCACTATCGATGGCGTGCATAAGCTCAGAAAATTTCTCGAGAGATAGGTTTACGTTCCCAGTCTCATAACGAGCGTAAGCCGTCGGAGAACTCGCTCCGAGACGTGTGGCGACGTCACGCACGGTGAGGCCGCGCCCGGCCCGTTGCTGTCGTAGCACCGTCGCCAGTAGAAGCTTTTCGTCATTCGAGCCAATCATAAAGCGGTCGTCGTCGGCTGGCACAACCGAAGCCTCGAAAGCCTTTCGATCTACCATGCCTTCCACCGCGTCTTTTGCCATCTCAAAAGCTTCTTTTCGCGTGCGACCTTGGGTAAAGAGCATAAGAAGCGGAACTTCGACCGCCCAGAACTTTCCTGATTTTAAAATTCGGCCTTCGAGTCTCATTTGGGTCCTTTGCCTGGGTTCTGCTTCGCGGTCTTCAAAATGCCTTTGGCGGTGTACTCGTTGATCTCGGTGTGCCTGGGCACCATGGTCACGACTTCGCCGTTGGTCCATTTGTCGTGTTTTGTCCCCTCGATTTGCCACCAGCCGAGAGCTTTAAGCTACTTTTCGAGATCCCGTTTCTTCACATTTCAACTGTACACCGATATGTGTACAGTTGTCAATACTCCTGTTTGTTTCAGTTGAGGGGTACGGCGCCAAACGCGTGATCTGAATAAAATCAGTGAGATAGCAGGTGTTCTTACCGTATTCGGGTTGGTCGACCAAATTCCCTTACTCAGTAATTCGCGACGTTCTTGGCTCGATCGCTCACGCGACCTAGCGGCTACCGCCGCTGACCTTCCGTTCGGGGATCGCGCTTACGCGCTTCCCGAACGGAAGGTGCGTATCAGCACAAAAAACCACATGTCCCCCACCTTGGGGAACCTGGTGCCCTCGGCGATATTGATCCAGGTAATGAAGGTTCGAAACTGAGGCCTCGGAAGAAAACTCCAAGGCCTTTTTGTATTCTGGGGCTAAGGATCTTGCATCATCTGGTGAAGTCCATTGATACCGTACGCCGAGACCTTTGGCCGTTACGCGCAGGCGCATGGGCAGTCGCCCAAGAAGTCTTTTCTGCTGACTCGCGGTTCCCTTTTTCCAGGCTCCAAGGAAATCTTGCATTCCCCTTTCGATCAACGAACGGGCGGCCTTGGCTGTGGGTACATTTGCGATGTAATCCTCAATTTCCGAAAGCTGACTGTTCAAAGCAGTTTTTTGGGCCGAGAGGTTTGCGAGCTTGTCCCTGACCAGATCCACTCCGGGAGCTCCGGCCATTTGCCGGTGTAAAGCAAAAACCTCGCCGATTTCCTTGTCTAAGGATTCTAGTTGCCCTTTGAGGCGACCTTTCTGTTCAACATGCCAATTCGCTTCATCGTGCGGTTCTTCGCGCAAAATCTTCGTACCCTGTTCATCTCAAGCTGATCCATCCTGGATTACCTATTTCCCAAAACGATCCGACCACAATGAGAATCCAATCGGGCCCCTTGTTTATGACCAGTAAATCGAAGAAAATTAAGGCAAGATTCGCAACATTCGGTGGGGACATTAAATTATGAAGGCCTTCACAGAACGTCGACGGCGTCTTGGGTTGATCGTGGCATCTTTGACTGTTCTGTTGCTGATGTTTCAGAACTTCGACCTCCCATCAGTTCCGGCTTCTCCACCAGGATACATTCAAGGGTCCGAGAACAATTTTTTGCCCGTCAATATTTCAACGCGCCCTTATGTCACTAAAGAGGTGAAAATCTACCAAGGTGACGGCGCATTGCTCCCTGGCTGGGTTGCCGATGCGGGAGCTACTCTTCAAGCGATTGCAGGCGATGACCAGACTCCTAAATGCGCTCCCAATGATCCAATGCGCGAGTTTTTCTGCCGGAATCCGTCGTATCATCTGCTTCAAAGAACTTCGGCGATTGTTGACGAAAGTTTCTTACGAATGAAATCCGGCAATTATCTCAAAAAACAACTTTACCGTGTTGAACTAGAAGTAGATCCCAATCGAGATCGAATGCGGCTCGAATTTTATGTT contains:
- a CDS encoding type II toxin-antitoxin system HicB family antitoxin, whose amino-acid sequence is MRLEGRILKSGKFWAVEVPLLMLFTQGRTRKEAFEMAKDAVEGMVDRKAFEASVVPADDDRFMIGSNDEKLLLATVLRQQRAGRGLTVRDVATRLGASSPTAYARYETGNVNLSLEKFSELMHAIDSESEAVLNILRKHG